In Archangium violaceum, the following are encoded in one genomic region:
- a CDS encoding P1 family peptidase, with protein MTPLFQAVIEATEEAIYNSLFTTTAVTGQGLTIEPLPLDMAPSYSRRRTWTRGPGKPVRFPGAPASRGP; from the coding sequence ATGACGCCGCTCTTTCAGGCTGTCATCGAGGCCACCGAGGAGGCCATCTACAACTCCCTGTTCACCACCACCGCGGTGACCGGGCAGGGCCTCACAATCGAGCCGCTTCCGCTGGACATGGCCCCATCCTATTCCAGGAGGAGGACATGGACGCGCGGCCCAGGAAAGCCTGTCAGGTTCCCCGGGGCCCCTGCGTCCCGGGGTCCATGA
- a CDS encoding serine/threonine-protein kinase, translating to MALTDTFEAELRMALAEGLLSQGEVDALREEARRLERSPLELLREKGRLSEETLVRLMAQAREAKAPGARYAEETVTIEKPQARPAPEPAVAELGHQETTATSDGLTARREPVPDAPAFPVPNWDRYQPVRFLGQGGMGRVFLAYDPRLRRNVALKFVRNEDSEHTRRFISEARSQARVNHERVCKVYEVGEVQGRVFIAMQYIDGQPLSALARELSVEQKAMLLRESALAVHEAHRVGLIHRDLKPSNIMVERGEDGVLKPYVMDFGLARDWTEQGTADGTVLGTPHYMAPEQARGEIATMDRRADVYSLGATLYALLTGAPPIPGNNGLEVVNRIATEEPRPPRALNPDLPADLEAITLKCLEKDRSARYDSARALAEDLERFLSGEPVQARAAGLGYRLRKKLRKHRAMVTVASVALSLVVLALGWAGLQRREVNQRERLARRFTELVEHVEAMARYSGLSPLHDIRADRQDIRAKMTELEAEIQRAGPLAMGPGQYALGRGMLALGDEVKAREHLEAAWAHGFREPRAAYALALVMGRIYQAQLLEVERLRNPEQREARRRDIERRYRDPAIGFLRQSQGAGVPSSRYVDALLAFYEDRLEEALGHLDAIGGGTPWFYEFPQLRGDILVARASRRWNTGQREAALADFEAGRKAYATAAAIGESVPSVSQSQGELEYAELVMELYSQGNLKAPLTRGLAAVARALTADPDHYESKVLEARFHRRVAEDLIGRGEAAEEPLQKAIAAAQAASSVAPARPQARLELGNTWSQWAQYRTRLGQDPREQFGKALDSFASLPPEDRDATFHMHLGLVHKGWADYEELVGLDTQAHMGKAIEAYLAALQLDERMTNAWINLGIAYLKRSATPRSNDPDGDLEKARTALDKARALNPKHVVAYFYAAQLQEQLAARLSLHGKDPLPAFDMAIDLYQQGIALNPGLPYFHNGAGAAFFRKGAEVWSRGGDPFPLFDQAQAAFERAVALGPSDASVHNNLGTLQVARAQYQLALGREPAASVRVAAESYRKALGLVPDEPLYRANLGKALGLQAAIELERGREPGAAIPKAMEAIQGALKQNAQLGRAWLYVGEMLEIRARWRALQRTARREDFDEAAAAFQKAIDLEPEYQEYQLAFARFCRWWALWQAREKVGMPNPALTRGFSLVEGLLASRPEWPEVRALRAGLLLIQAETESRASEQVQLRDRAREDFRQALTVNPNLEHAWKDSIELARSAVRP from the coding sequence ATGGCCCTGACCGACACATTCGAGGCGGAGCTCCGCATGGCCCTCGCCGAGGGACTCCTGTCGCAAGGAGAGGTGGACGCGCTCCGCGAGGAGGCCCGCCGGCTGGAGCGAAGCCCGCTGGAACTGCTCCGCGAGAAGGGCCGGCTCTCGGAAGAGACCCTCGTGCGCTTGATGGCCCAGGCGCGAGAGGCCAAGGCGCCCGGCGCCAGATACGCGGAGGAGACCGTCACAATCGAGAAACCTCAGGCCAGGCCAGCGCCGGAGCCCGCGGTAGCGGAACTCGGCCACCAGGAGACGACCGCCACCTCGGATGGGCTCACGGCCAGGCGAGAGCCTGTTCCGGACGCGCCGGCCTTCCCGGTCCCCAACTGGGATCGCTACCAGCCCGTGAGGTTCCTCGGACAGGGCGGCATGGGACGGGTGTTCCTCGCCTATGACCCGCGCCTGCGCCGCAACGTGGCCCTCAAGTTCGTGCGCAACGAGGACTCCGAGCACACCCGTCGCTTCATCTCCGAAGCCCGCTCCCAGGCCCGGGTGAACCACGAGCGGGTGTGCAAGGTGTACGAGGTCGGCGAGGTCCAGGGCCGCGTCTTCATCGCCATGCAGTACATCGACGGGCAGCCGCTGAGCGCGCTCGCACGCGAGCTGTCCGTCGAGCAGAAGGCCATGTTGCTCCGGGAGTCCGCCCTGGCGGTGCACGAGGCACATCGGGTGGGCCTCATCCACCGGGACCTCAAGCCCTCCAACATCATGGTGGAGCGGGGCGAGGATGGGGTCCTCAAGCCGTATGTGATGGACTTCGGCCTGGCGCGCGACTGGACCGAGCAGGGCACCGCCGACGGCACGGTGCTGGGGACGCCGCACTACATGGCGCCCGAGCAGGCCCGCGGCGAGATCGCCACGATGGACCGCCGGGCAGACGTCTACAGCCTGGGGGCCACGCTCTACGCACTGCTCACCGGAGCGCCCCCCATCCCCGGCAACAATGGCCTGGAGGTGGTGAACCGGATCGCCACCGAGGAGCCACGCCCGCCCCGCGCGCTCAACCCGGACCTGCCCGCGGACCTGGAAGCCATCACCCTCAAGTGCCTGGAGAAGGACCGCTCGGCCCGGTACGACTCGGCGCGCGCGCTGGCCGAGGACCTCGAACGGTTCCTCTCGGGCGAACCCGTCCAGGCCCGCGCCGCCGGACTGGGCTACCGGCTCCGCAAGAAGCTGCGCAAGCACCGCGCGATGGTGACGGTGGCCTCGGTGGCGCTCTCCCTGGTGGTGCTCGCGCTCGGGTGGGCGGGGCTGCAGCGCCGCGAGGTCAACCAGCGCGAGCGCCTGGCCCGCCGCTTCACCGAGCTGGTGGAGCATGTCGAGGCCATGGCGCGCTACTCCGGCCTGTCGCCGCTGCACGACATACGTGCCGACCGGCAGGACATCCGGGCGAAGATGACGGAGCTGGAGGCGGAGATCCAACGGGCTGGCCCGCTGGCCATGGGGCCCGGGCAGTACGCGCTCGGCCGCGGGATGCTCGCGCTCGGGGACGAGGTGAAGGCCCGTGAGCACCTCGAAGCGGCCTGGGCCCACGGCTTCCGCGAGCCCCGCGCGGCCTACGCGCTCGCGCTGGTGATGGGACGCATCTACCAGGCGCAGCTCCTGGAAGTGGAGCGCCTGCGCAACCCCGAGCAGCGCGAGGCCCGCCGGCGAGACATCGAGCGTCGCTACCGCGATCCCGCCATCGGATTCCTGCGGCAGAGCCAGGGCGCCGGGGTGCCCTCCTCGCGATACGTGGACGCGCTGCTCGCCTTCTACGAGGACCGCCTGGAAGAGGCCCTCGGCCACCTCGACGCGATCGGCGGCGGAACGCCGTGGTTCTACGAGTTCCCCCAGTTGCGCGGCGACATCCTAGTGGCCCGGGCCTCTCGGCGGTGGAACACCGGCCAGCGTGAGGCCGCGCTGGCCGACTTCGAGGCGGGCCGAAAGGCCTACGCCACGGCCGCCGCCATCGGCGAGAGCGTCCCGTCGGTGTCCCAGTCGCAGGGCGAGCTCGAATACGCCGAGCTGGTGATGGAGCTCTACAGCCAGGGAAACCTCAAGGCCCCCCTCACCCGTGGTCTCGCGGCGGTGGCGCGCGCGCTCACCGCTGACCCGGACCACTACGAATCCAAGGTGCTGGAGGCACGATTCCATCGCCGGGTGGCGGAGGACCTCATCGGCCGCGGCGAAGCGGCGGAGGAGCCTCTTCAGAAGGCGATCGCGGCCGCCCAGGCCGCCAGCTCCGTCGCGCCCGCGCGGCCCCAGGCCCGGCTCGAGCTGGGCAATACCTGGTCGCAATGGGCGCAGTACCGCACACGGCTCGGCCAGGATCCCCGCGAGCAGTTCGGCAAGGCGCTCGACAGCTTCGCGAGCCTCCCCCCCGAGGACCGGGACGCCACGTTCCACATGCACCTCGGACTGGTCCACAAGGGATGGGCCGATTACGAGGAGCTGGTCGGTCTGGACACGCAGGCGCACATGGGGAAGGCCATCGAGGCCTATCTCGCGGCGCTCCAGCTCGATGAGCGGATGACGAACGCGTGGATCAACCTGGGGATCGCATACCTGAAGCGGAGCGCCACCCCGCGAAGTAACGACCCGGATGGGGACTTGGAGAAGGCCCGGACCGCGCTCGACAAGGCGCGGGCGCTCAACCCCAAGCATGTGGTGGCCTACTTCTACGCGGCACAGCTGCAGGAGCAGCTCGCCGCGCGGCTGTCGCTCCATGGGAAGGACCCCCTGCCAGCCTTCGACATGGCAATCGACCTCTACCAGCAAGGCATCGCCTTGAACCCGGGCCTCCCCTACTTCCACAACGGCGCGGGGGCGGCGTTCTTCAGAAAGGGGGCCGAGGTCTGGAGCCGCGGCGGCGATCCCTTTCCCCTGTTCGACCAGGCCCAGGCCGCTTTCGAGCGCGCCGTTGCGCTGGGCCCCTCGGACGCGAGCGTCCACAACAACCTCGGTACCCTCCAGGTGGCACGAGCGCAGTACCAGCTCGCGCTCGGGAGGGAGCCGGCCGCCAGCGTGCGTGTGGCCGCGGAGTCCTATCGCAAGGCCCTCGGGCTCGTCCCGGACGAACCGCTCTACCGGGCCAATCTGGGCAAGGCCCTGGGCCTGCAAGCCGCCATCGAGCTGGAGCGCGGGAGAGAGCCGGGAGCGGCGATCCCGAAGGCGATGGAAGCGATCCAGGGCGCCCTGAAGCAGAACGCCCAGCTGGGCCGGGCCTGGCTCTACGTGGGGGAGATGCTGGAAATCCGAGCCCGCTGGCGGGCGCTGCAGCGAACGGCCCGCAGGGAGGACTTCGACGAGGCGGCAGCGGCCTTCCAGAAGGCCATCGACCTCGAGCCGGAGTACCAGGAGTACCAACTCGCCTTCGCCCGGTTCTGCCGGTGGTGGGCACTGTGGCAGGCCAGGGAGAAGGTGGGGATGCCCAACCCGGCCCTGACGCGGGGATTCTCGCTGGTGGAGGGACTACTGGCCTCCCGCCCCGAGTGGCCGGAGGTCCGGGCCCTCCGGGCAGGGCTGCTCCTGATTCAGGCGGAGACCGAGAGCCGTGCTTCGGAGCAGGTGCAGCTGCGGGACCGGGCGCGAGAAGACTTCCGCCAGGCGCTCACGGTCAATCCCAACCTCGAGCACGCATGGAAGGACTCCATTGAGCTCGCCAGGTCCGCGGTCCGCCCGTGA
- a CDS encoding papain-like cysteine protease family protein, with translation MNFTQITTTGLPNGRSQAFALTIEGLLLTCRKVRSGASPAWSHWTPWSKQTPVLSQLAAGTLSDGRLQLFAVQSENGALLTCWMETADAQSPWSDWSSVEGSGSVVQADVAPLTQGGLRLFTVGATGQLLTCAGQLGSWEAWTKIPASQPVQQVAVAPLAEGGVQLFVLQNNGIQTCRAAPSSAADWSSWSAIPYPPSEPGLPAVPPQQAQRLAAAPLPGGGVRLFALNQAGRLLTSRLKAGTDWEPLATFPGALPALNLDVTGFHDRLELALIDEAGVIWSSESTDEASGRGWCNWTQVAFGTSLPVTMQPQQRSNWCWAAVATTTARFYQPSQPWTQESLVGVVLGVKPDNASTLPAQYNVAWYLAEALTQTGHFERYQQGPLSYEDTCEQVARGAPLGVQVQWAGGGTHFMLVTGYDAGDLVLVQNPWDLSSTYVPYDTLVKGFHGNPGNMWIYSYITKA, from the coding sequence ATGAACTTCACGCAAATCACTACCACAGGGCTGCCGAACGGGAGGTCTCAGGCCTTCGCCCTCACCATCGAGGGCCTGCTACTGACCTGTCGGAAGGTGCGCTCCGGCGCCAGCCCGGCGTGGAGTCACTGGACGCCCTGGTCGAAGCAGACGCCTGTGCTGAGCCAGCTCGCCGCGGGCACTCTGAGCGATGGGCGTCTCCAGCTGTTCGCCGTCCAGTCGGAGAACGGAGCACTGCTCACCTGCTGGATGGAGACGGCCGACGCGCAGTCTCCCTGGAGTGACTGGAGCAGCGTCGAAGGCAGCGGCTCCGTCGTCCAGGCCGACGTGGCCCCGCTCACCCAGGGCGGCTTGCGGCTCTTCACGGTGGGAGCCACGGGCCAGTTGCTGACGTGCGCTGGGCAGCTCGGGAGCTGGGAGGCCTGGACGAAGATTCCGGCGTCCCAGCCGGTCCAACAGGTCGCGGTGGCCCCGCTCGCGGAGGGCGGGGTGCAGCTCTTCGTCCTCCAAAACAATGGAATCCAGACCTGCCGCGCGGCGCCGTCTTCCGCCGCGGACTGGAGCAGCTGGAGTGCCATCCCCTACCCGCCGTCGGAGCCCGGTCTTCCCGCGGTGCCGCCCCAGCAGGCGCAGCGGCTCGCGGCGGCTCCGCTCCCCGGCGGAGGCGTACGACTCTTCGCGCTCAACCAAGCGGGCAGGCTGCTGACCTCGCGCTTGAAAGCCGGGACGGATTGGGAGCCGCTCGCGACCTTCCCGGGGGCGCTGCCCGCCCTCAACCTGGACGTGACGGGCTTCCACGACCGCCTCGAGCTCGCGCTCATCGACGAGGCCGGTGTCATCTGGAGCTCCGAGAGCACGGACGAGGCATCCGGACGCGGCTGGTGCAACTGGACGCAGGTGGCCTTCGGCACGTCGCTGCCCGTGACGATGCAGCCACAGCAGCGGAGCAACTGGTGCTGGGCCGCCGTCGCGACGACCACGGCGCGCTTCTATCAACCCTCCCAGCCCTGGACGCAGGAGTCCCTTGTGGGAGTGGTGCTCGGGGTGAAGCCGGACAACGCGTCAACGCTCCCGGCCCAATACAACGTCGCCTGGTACCTGGCGGAGGCGCTGACACAGACCGGCCACTTCGAGCGCTATCAGCAAGGGCCGCTGTCCTACGAGGACACCTGTGAGCAGGTGGCGCGGGGGGCTCCCCTCGGTGTGCAGGTTCAGTGGGCGGGAGGGGGCACCCATTTCATGTTGGTGACCGGCTACGACGCCGGTGACCTCGTACTGGTGCAGAACCCGTGGGACCTGAGCAGCACCTACGTCCCTTACGACACGCTCGTGAAGGGCTTCCACGGGAACCCCGGGAACATGTGGATCTACTCGTACATCACGAAGGCGTGA
- a CDS encoding alpha/beta fold hydrolase translates to MSTFTTADGCNLDYHIAGSSQRTLVLLHGWSQSRAMFDRVIPLLARHYRVISYDQRGHGESGHPTHGARIARLARDLDELLTHLGIERADLAGHSMGASVLWSYLDLFGSAKVNSLIIIDQPSACTILPWLNKTEATEVGAILDFPGAEAFCKGVVGPDAAAVRHNFLVSMLTRQISDEDLAWLYQENLKLDGGFGSRLLLDHIMQDWRDVLPRIDVPTLVIAGEVSHVNPASQKWSAEQIPGAQLRTFTAEEGGSHFPFFERPEPFAAALRSFLDAWSAPRARAAAAS, encoded by the coding sequence ATGAGCACCTTCACCACTGCCGACGGATGCAACCTGGACTACCACATCGCTGGCTCGAGCCAGCGCACCCTGGTGCTGTTGCACGGCTGGTCGCAGTCGCGCGCGATGTTCGACCGGGTGATTCCCTTGCTGGCCAGGCACTACCGTGTCATCAGCTACGACCAGCGTGGCCACGGGGAATCCGGCCACCCCACGCACGGCGCTCGCATCGCCCGGCTCGCGCGCGACCTCGATGAGCTCCTGACGCACCTCGGTATCGAGCGGGCGGACCTCGCGGGCCACTCCATGGGGGCGTCGGTGCTGTGGAGCTACCTCGACCTGTTCGGCTCCGCGAAGGTGAACTCGCTCATCATCATCGACCAGCCCAGCGCCTGCACGATCCTGCCCTGGTTGAACAAGACCGAGGCGACTGAAGTGGGTGCCATCCTGGACTTCCCCGGTGCCGAGGCCTTCTGCAAGGGTGTTGTCGGTCCCGACGCGGCGGCCGTGCGGCACAACTTCCTCGTCTCCATGCTCACCAGGCAGATCTCCGACGAGGACCTGGCGTGGCTCTACCAGGAGAACCTCAAGCTCGACGGCGGCTTTGGCTCACGGCTGCTGCTGGATCACATCATGCAGGACTGGCGTGACGTGTTGCCACGCATCGACGTGCCGACTCTGGTGATCGCCGGCGAGGTCAGCCACGTCAACCCGGCATCGCAGAAGTGGAGCGCCGAGCAAATCCCCGGTGCCCAGCTGCGCACCTTCACCGCCGAGGAGGGGGGCTCGCACTTCCCGTTCTTCGAGCGGCCGGAGCCCTTCGCGGCCGCCCTGCGCTCCTTCCTCGACGCCTGGTCGGCGCCGCGTGCCCGGGCAGCAGCCGCCTCGTGA
- a CDS encoding RICIN domain-containing protein yields MEIQSLVGRLSALALLVGAGCAAPENSEEEEVTSASLQSPSLASGSTAPLVSAASGKCVGVKGSSTADSALLELQTCSGSTFQQWTVTQESSGYFSFKNVGSGKCVDVTGFSTSAGTQLQQYNCSGNDNQKWTLTDQSGGSVSIVSKLSGLAMDVKDSQTADGTAIIQHYWNGTPNQLWKQSAGSGSSSAPVGFGASVTGGQGGTVVTVSTPAQLKAALCGSEVNGVCQDTTRRIVQLSTVIDFRGTEGTKTSLGCTYSHNNCSVNGKYERILNFSSYCSGRSTYNITYDAAGQTPLLVGSNKTLIGIGANAGIKGKGLIVKGGTSNVIIRNLSITDINEGIIWAGDAITLDNASRVWIDHDYFARIGRQMIVTGWGTAQNVTISNNFFDGTTDYGHYCNGKHYWVMLLVGENQTITLAGNKIYNTSGRSPELGKQSSAASGGTVHIVNNYYDGNYYMGIGASDDVVSLIEGNYFSTASYFFPIFQSSTNKVFAPLDSNLSTANGSCKSALGRNCAANYATNSTGDFQLNSSVISAINASSTLRGALGSVVPSGYSSVPSHKVGPQADPNK; encoded by the coding sequence ATGGAAATCCAGAGCCTCGTTGGAAGACTTTCCGCTCTTGCGCTCCTGGTGGGCGCCGGTTGTGCTGCCCCTGAGAACTCGGAGGAAGAGGAGGTCACGTCAGCTTCCCTCCAATCACCCAGCCTGGCTTCCGGGAGCACCGCCCCGCTCGTCAGCGCTGCGAGTGGCAAGTGTGTGGGAGTCAAAGGCTCGAGCACGGCAGACAGCGCTCTTCTCGAGCTTCAAACCTGCTCCGGTTCCACGTTCCAGCAGTGGACCGTGACTCAGGAATCCTCCGGCTACTTCAGCTTCAAGAATGTCGGCAGTGGAAAGTGCGTTGACGTGACCGGGTTCTCGACCTCCGCGGGAACTCAGCTGCAGCAGTACAACTGCAGCGGCAACGACAATCAGAAATGGACCCTCACCGATCAGAGCGGAGGCTCAGTGAGCATCGTCTCGAAACTGAGCGGGCTCGCGATGGACGTGAAGGATTCTCAGACCGCTGACGGAACCGCGATCATCCAGCATTACTGGAATGGGACCCCAAACCAACTGTGGAAGCAGAGCGCAGGCTCCGGAAGCTCCTCGGCGCCGGTCGGCTTCGGTGCGTCTGTCACCGGCGGCCAGGGCGGGACCGTGGTCACGGTGAGCACGCCGGCACAGCTGAAAGCGGCGCTCTGCGGCTCGGAGGTGAACGGAGTCTGCCAGGATACGACCCGGCGAATCGTGCAGCTCAGTACCGTCATCGACTTCCGCGGCACTGAAGGCACGAAGACGAGCCTCGGGTGCACGTACTCGCACAACAACTGTTCGGTGAACGGCAAGTACGAAAGGATCCTCAACTTCTCGAGCTATTGCTCGGGCAGGTCTACCTACAACATCACCTACGATGCGGCCGGACAGACGCCCCTCCTGGTGGGTTCCAACAAGACCCTCATCGGGATCGGCGCGAACGCTGGTATCAAGGGCAAGGGCTTGATCGTCAAGGGAGGAACCTCCAACGTCATCATCCGCAATCTCTCGATCACGGACATCAACGAGGGAATCATCTGGGCTGGCGATGCGATCACCCTGGACAATGCCAGCAGGGTCTGGATCGACCACGATTATTTCGCGCGAATCGGGCGTCAGATGATCGTGACGGGTTGGGGAACGGCGCAGAACGTCACCATCTCCAACAACTTCTTCGACGGAACGACGGACTATGGCCACTACTGCAACGGCAAGCACTACTGGGTGATGCTCCTGGTCGGGGAGAATCAAACCATCACGTTGGCCGGGAACAAGATCTACAACACTTCCGGCAGGTCGCCGGAGCTGGGCAAGCAGTCGTCGGCCGCGAGCGGCGGAACGGTGCACATCGTCAACAACTACTACGATGGCAACTACTACATGGGAATTGGTGCGAGCGATGACGTGGTTTCGCTCATCGAAGGCAACTATTTCTCGACGGCCTCGTACTTCTTTCCCATCTTCCAATCCAGTACGAACAAGGTCTTCGCCCCGCTCGATTCAAACCTGTCGACGGCGAATGGCAGTTGCAAGTCCGCCTTGGGCCGCAATTGCGCGGCCAACTACGCCACCAACTCGACGGGGGACTTCCAGCTGAACTCGTCGGTGATCTCCGCGATCAATGCGTCGTCAACACTGCGCGGTGCGCTTGGGTCCGTGGTTCCGAGCGGCTACTCCTCCGTCCCCAGCCACAAGGTGGGTCCACAGGCCGATCCAAACAAGTGA
- a CDS encoding rhamnogalacturonan lyase — translation MRSKLFGGLAVMLLVSGAQAANGKYVEKLGRGVVAVPAARGMLVSWRLLGTDPSGIGFNVYRDTTRLNSSVLTGGTNYTDTVGTTSSTYTVKPVLNGVEQSGSSATVLANPYLKIALHKPAGGTTPDGVAYTYEANDGSVADLDGDGEYELVLKWQPTNAKDNSQSGYTGNTYIDAYKLNGKRLWRIHPGKNIRAGAHYTSMVVYDLDGDGKAEVMIKTADGTVDGKGTVIGSSSADYRNSSGYILSGPEYLTVFNGATGAAMATTDYLPARGTVSKWGDSYGNRVDRFLAGVAYLDGTRPSAVFSRGYYTRAVIVAWDWRDGKLTQRWLHDSPTSGSGAYGEGAHWFSVADVNNDGKDDIIYGAATLNSDGSLLYRTGLGHGDALHVGALNPNRNGKQVFMVHEDPARYGSGRGMEMHDAATGTILWGYGSGADVGRGMCADIDPADPGEECWSSAGWVLMSASGVQISSTRRPSSVNMAVWWDGDLSRELLDGVNIDKWVPSSLSLTRLLTASAYDAASNNSTKANPVIAADILGDWREEVVLRNSDSTALLLFTTPVETSYRIPTLMHDPQYRAQVAGQNMGYNQPAHPSFFLGNGMGSVTLPAIRTP, via the coding sequence ATGCGTAGCAAACTGTTCGGCGGCCTGGCCGTCATGCTGCTGGTTTCCGGGGCCCAGGCGGCCAACGGCAAATACGTCGAGAAACTCGGCCGCGGCGTGGTCGCCGTCCCGGCGGCCAGAGGCATGCTGGTGAGCTGGCGTCTGCTCGGCACCGATCCCTCGGGCATCGGCTTCAACGTCTACCGCGATACCACCAGGCTCAACAGCAGTGTGCTCACCGGCGGCACCAACTACACCGACACGGTGGGCACCACCAGCTCGACCTACACCGTCAAGCCGGTTCTCAACGGTGTCGAGCAGTCCGGCAGCAGCGCCACGGTGCTGGCCAACCCCTACCTCAAGATCGCTCTCCACAAGCCCGCCGGCGGCACCACGCCCGACGGTGTGGCCTACACCTACGAAGCCAATGACGGCTCGGTGGCCGATCTCGACGGCGATGGCGAATACGAGCTCGTGCTCAAGTGGCAGCCGACCAATGCCAAGGACAACTCCCAGTCTGGCTACACCGGCAACACCTACATCGATGCCTACAAGCTCAACGGCAAACGCCTGTGGCGCATCCATCCGGGCAAGAACATCCGCGCTGGCGCACACTACACCTCGATGGTCGTGTATGACCTCGACGGAGACGGCAAGGCCGAAGTGATGATCAAGACCGCCGACGGCACCGTCGACGGCAAGGGCACGGTGATCGGCTCCAGCTCGGCCGACTACCGCAACAGCTCCGGCTACATCCTCTCCGGCCCGGAATACCTGACCGTCTTCAACGGTGCCACCGGTGCCGCCATGGCCACCACCGACTACCTGCCCGCGCGTGGCACCGTGTCAAAATGGGGCGACAGCTACGGCAACCGCGTGGACCGCTTCCTCGCCGGCGTGGCCTATCTCGACGGCACCCGGCCCTCCGCCGTGTTCTCTCGCGGCTACTACACCCGCGCGGTGATCGTGGCCTGGGACTGGCGTGACGGCAAGCTGACCCAGCGCTGGCTCCACGACAGCCCGACCTCTGGTTCGGGCGCCTACGGCGAAGGCGCGCACTGGTTCAGCGTTGCCGATGTGAACAACGACGGCAAGGACGACATCATCTACGGCGCCGCCACGCTCAACAGCGACGGGAGCCTGCTCTACCGCACCGGCCTCGGCCACGGCGATGCGCTGCATGTCGGCGCACTCAACCCGAACCGCAACGGCAAGCAGGTCTTCATGGTGCACGAGGATCCGGCCAGGTACGGCAGCGGTCGCGGCATGGAAATGCATGATGCCGCCACCGGTACCATCCTGTGGGGCTACGGTTCGGGTGCAGACGTCGGCCGCGGCATGTGCGCGGATATCGACCCGGCCGATCCGGGAGAGGAGTGCTGGAGCAGCGCCGGTTGGGTGTTGATGAGCGCTTCTGGCGTGCAGATCTCCTCGACCAGGCGCCCGAGCAGCGTGAACATGGCCGTGTGGTGGGATGGCGACCTCTCGCGCGAACTGCTCGACGGCGTGAACATCGACAAATGGGTGCCCAGCTCCCTGAGCCTGACCCGCCTGCTCACCGCTTCGGCTTATGACGCCGCGTCCAACAACAGCACCAAGGCCAACCCGGTGATCGCCGCCGACATCCTCGGTGACTGGCGCGAAGAGGTCGTGCTGCGCAACAGCGATAGTACCGCCCTGCTGCTCTTCACCACCCCGGTGGAAACCAGCTACCGCATCCCGACGCTGATGCACGATCCGCAGTACCGTGCGCAGGTTGCCGGTCAGAACATGGGTTACAACCAGCCTGCCCACCCGAGCTTCTTCCTCGGCAACGGCATGGGCAGCGTGACCCTGCCAGCGATCCGCACGCCCTGA
- a CDS encoding ABC transporter ATP-binding protein, which translates to MALIQLKNIHKAYNLGKTTVTALRGVDLEVQSGEFTVVMGPSGSGKTTLLNIIGLLDRASSGSYLLEGEEVGDRDFNDLAGLRNRKIGFIFQAFNLIPVLNVLENIEFPCLIGGESRRTLRERAERVAADVGLSRFLHHRPDELSGGQRQRVAIARALVTQPQLVLADEPTANLDSATSEQILDLMEELNRTRRVTFLFSTHDPRVMRRARRVVRIADGVLVDGTAEARHETRALEMA; encoded by the coding sequence ATGGCCCTCATTCAACTGAAGAACATCCACAAGGCATACAACCTGGGAAAGACCACCGTCACCGCGCTGCGCGGCGTGGACCTCGAGGTGCAGAGCGGCGAGTTCACCGTGGTGATGGGTCCCTCCGGCTCCGGCAAGACGACGCTGCTCAACATCATCGGACTGCTCGACCGTGCCTCCTCCGGCTCCTATCTGCTGGAGGGCGAGGAGGTGGGGGACCGCGACTTCAACGACCTGGCCGGGCTGCGCAACCGGAAGATCGGCTTCATCTTCCAGGCCTTCAACCTCATCCCCGTGCTGAACGTGCTGGAGAACATCGAGTTCCCCTGCCTCATCGGTGGCGAGTCGAGGCGGACGCTGCGCGAGCGCGCCGAGCGCGTGGCCGCGGACGTGGGGTTGTCGCGGTTCCTGCACCACCGCCCGGACGAGCTGTCCGGCGGCCAGCGGCAGCGCGTGGCCATCGCACGGGCACTCGTCACCCAGCCGCAGCTGGTGCTCGCCGACGAGCCCACCGCGAACCTGGACTCCGCCACCAGCGAGCAGATTCTGGACCTGATGGAGGAGCTCAACCGCACCCGCCGCGTCACCTTCCTCTTCTCCACGCATGACCCACGGGTGATGCGCCGCGCCCGCCGGGTGGTGCGGATTGCCGATGGGGTGCTGGTGGACGGCACCGCCGAGGCACGGCACGAGACACGGGCGCTGGAGATGGCCTGA